One window from the genome of Leptospira broomii serovar Hurstbridge str. 5399 encodes:
- a CDS encoding response regulator, producing the protein MKPLILVVDDNDRYANNLKTYLENLKCDVLRAVDAAQGWEYYAKNKDKLSAVITDITMETQTSGLWLIRRIHKDGFKGIKVIATTGFDVFGVMAISRLVLPTFAGISFMVPKVPLKAGKVLMLPTGLIQESFELSIRK; encoded by the coding sequence TTGAAGCCTTTAATACTAGTAGTCGACGATAACGACCGATATGCCAATAATCTAAAGACATATTTGGAAAATCTGAAATGCGACGTTCTTCGCGCAGTCGACGCCGCGCAAGGATGGGAATATTATGCGAAGAATAAGGATAAACTCTCCGCTGTGATTACCGATATTACCATGGAAACCCAAACGTCGGGTTTATGGTTGATCCGACGCATTCACAAAGACGGTTTTAAGGGAATTAAGGTAATTGCAACAACGGGTTTCGACGTCTTCGGAGTCATGGCGATAAGTCGATTAGTGTTACCGACCTTTGCAGGAATCAGCTTCATGGTTCCTAAAGTTCCTTTGAAAGCCGGAAAAGTCTTAATGCTTCCTACCGGCTTGATTCAAGAATCGTTCGAACTCTCGATCCGCAAATAG